Proteins encoded in a region of the Mycolicibacterium chitae genome:
- a CDS encoding ribbon-helix-helix protein, CopG family: MAKDKISVTVDAAVLAAADAHAAAAGLNRSEMIEQALRNESVRLALESYTTQTVPMLDIDSYAGMIYQANRSAGL, encoded by the coding sequence ATGGCCAAGGACAAGATATCGGTGACGGTGGACGCAGCCGTGCTCGCCGCGGCGGACGCTCACGCTGCCGCAGCCGGGCTGAACCGGTCGGAAATGATCGAGCAGGCTCTGCGCAACGAGAGCGTGCGACTCGCGCTGGAGAGCTATACGACGCAAACCGTCCCGATGCTCGACATCGACTCCTACGCGGGGATGATTTACCAAGCGAATCGGTCCGCTGGTCTGTGA
- a CDS encoding toxin, which translates to MMRPGDVAPRLDTEHELYVAVLSNSMHLTANTGRVITCPFIPGEIPADTMAMVVATERPRGVVVPELVQWLPVVALDAPIGNIGADAVHETKTVLTALL; encoded by the coding sequence GTGATGAGGCCAGGCGACGTCGCGCCGCGTCTCGACACCGAGCACGAGCTGTACGTCGCGGTGCTATCGAACTCAATGCATCTGACGGCCAACACCGGCCGTGTGATCACGTGCCCGTTCATCCCCGGCGAGATTCCCGCCGACACGATGGCGATGGTCGTGGCGACGGAGCGGCCGCGCGGTGTCGTAGTACCCGAACTGGTCCAATGGCTTCCCGTGGTGGCGCTCGACGCGCCGATCGGCAACATCGGTGCCGACGCGGTGCATGAAACGAAGACCGTCCTGACGGCTCTGTTATGA
- a CDS encoding helix-turn-helix domain-containing protein produces MSREAAGAALRSVRESRDWSLADLAEATGVSVMGLSYLERGARKPHKSTVQKVENGLGLPPGTYARLLVADDALAEVNRVLTEHSPVIPRRDTAAVIVDRGTDTAVFEDYAEAQLEALTAVIERLPARSDSGYENIVRSVIAQCLKAERLAANSWKVAVTSGADAGAALLGHVRALESIRRALLDRLSESLGAQLDRACAHSGLPESVIAGLLGLPVEQIWDIRNGSAALPPNAVDRIRAFIADVDRNRGQ; encoded by the coding sequence ATGAGCCGCGAGGCCGCCGGCGCGGCCCTGCGGTCGGTGCGCGAGTCCCGGGACTGGTCGCTGGCCGATCTCGCCGAGGCGACCGGCGTCAGCGTCATGGGCCTGAGCTACCTCGAGCGTGGCGCTCGTAAGCCGCACAAAAGTACAGTTCAGAAGGTAGAAAACGGCCTCGGCCTGCCGCCGGGAACCTACGCCCGGCTGCTCGTCGCCGACGATGCGCTTGCCGAGGTCAACCGAGTGCTCACCGAGCACTCACCTGTGATCCCGCGTCGCGACACCGCGGCCGTGATCGTCGACCGTGGTACCGATACCGCGGTCTTCGAGGACTACGCGGAGGCCCAGCTCGAGGCGCTGACCGCCGTGATCGAGCGCCTGCCCGCCCGGTCGGATTCCGGATACGAAAACATAGTGCGCTCGGTCATCGCGCAGTGCCTCAAGGCCGAGCGCCTGGCCGCCAATTCCTGGAAGGTGGCCGTGACGTCGGGCGCGGACGCCGGTGCGGCGCTGCTGGGCCACGTGCGGGCGCTGGAATCCATTCGGCGGGCGCTGCTGGATCGGCTCTCCGAGAGCCTCGGCGCCCAACTCGACCGCGCCTGTGCGCACTCCGGCCTGCCGGAATCGGTGATCGCCGGCCTCTTGGGCCTGCCGGTCGAACAGATCTGGGACATCCGCAACGGGTCGGCGGCGCTACCGCCGAACGCCGTCGACCGGATCCGCGCGTTCATCGCCGATGTGGACCGCAACCGGGGTCAGTAG
- a CDS encoding WhiB family transcriptional regulator: MNRNPCADDPDLWFGYADDNGTDGAAKARSYESAALEARALCLRRCPLALQRQCARRAVEHGVEFGVWAGIKLPGNQYRKRGELERAHETLRRIAAGEINARELPENAALLERRQHHPIPAVATVFHLGGPVGTVSAA; the protein is encoded by the coding sequence ATGAACCGCAACCCCTGTGCCGACGACCCCGATCTGTGGTTCGGCTACGCCGACGACAACGGCACCGACGGAGCCGCCAAGGCGCGCAGCTACGAATCGGCCGCACTCGAGGCCCGTGCGCTGTGCCTGCGTCGCTGCCCGCTGGCCCTGCAGCGCCAGTGCGCCCGGCGTGCCGTCGAACACGGTGTGGAGTTCGGCGTCTGGGCCGGTATCAAGCTCCCGGGCAACCAGTACCGCAAACGTGGTGAGCTCGAGCGGGCCCATGAGACGTTGCGCCGCATCGCGGCCGGCGAGATCAACGCCCGGGAACTGCCGGAGAACGCCGCCCTGCTGGAACGCCGTCAGCACCACCCGATCCCGGCCGTGGCCACCGTCTTTCATCTCGGGGGTCCCGTCGGCACCGTGTCCGCGGCCTGA
- a CDS encoding C40 family peptidase, whose product MTELDALVRAHQLFAATAPANPPALSVSDRPSTIAAGAGRAMARYAQDAQRSAAMLRASASTDRALTAVIADARRDHADGYAHTRRVLEAARADNRIPVDSPVAQREALRRRIARLRAQHGHVSAARRRAALRLAILRALRYRARRRALLAGGAKLAPGDRRAAAAVRAALSRLGRPYVWGATGPDRFDCSGLVQWSYRQAGVGIGRTTYDQIDDGVAVPRSQVRPGDLVFPHAGHVQMAIGNGMVVEAPYAGASVKISPLGQDVVIRRPVP is encoded by the coding sequence ATGACGGAGTTGGACGCCCTCGTCCGCGCGCATCAACTCTTCGCGGCGACGGCGCCGGCGAACCCGCCGGCGCTCAGCGTGTCGGACCGCCCGTCGACGATCGCGGCGGGCGCGGGTCGGGCCATGGCGCGTTACGCACAGGACGCGCAGCGCAGCGCCGCGATGCTGCGGGCATCGGCCTCGACCGACCGCGCGTTGACCGCGGTGATCGCCGACGCCCGCCGCGACCACGCCGACGGTTACGCGCACACCCGGCGGGTGCTCGAAGCGGCCCGTGCCGACAACCGCATCCCCGTCGACTCACCGGTGGCCCAACGAGAAGCGTTGCGCCGCCGCATCGCCCGGCTGCGCGCGCAGCACGGGCACGTCAGCGCGGCACGACGCCGGGCCGCGCTGCGGCTGGCCATCCTGCGCGCATTGCGATATCGCGCACGTCGACGCGCGCTTCTGGCGGGCGGGGCCAAACTCGCGCCGGGTGATCGGCGGGCCGCCGCCGCGGTGCGCGCGGCGCTGTCCCGCCTGGGACGGCCCTACGTGTGGGGGGCGACGGGCCCGGACCGCTTCGACTGCTCGGGTCTGGTGCAGTGGTCCTATCGGCAGGCCGGGGTGGGGATCGGCCGGACCACCTACGACCAGATCGACGACGGTGTGGCCGTCCCGCGGTCGCAGGTCCGGCCGGGCGATCTGGTGTTCCCCCACGCGGGCCACGTGCAGATGGCGATCGGCAACGGGATGGTGGTCGAGGCCCCGTACGCCGGCGCCTCGGTGAAGATCAGTCCGCTCGGCCAGGACGTGGTAATTCGCCGGCCCGTGCCGTGA
- a CDS encoding DUF4226 domain-containing protein: MAELGGQAVSALDARQTALLARHSAVASADRALSAIVADAHASAVAARKRLDGIESEVEALVENEADFALDTPAGVRAAHRLLADKLREIHTVVADAAADAEAKAAVLNEMVAHYNSGRAE; this comes from the coding sequence ATGGCAGAGCTCGGGGGGCAGGCGGTGTCCGCGTTGGATGCCCGTCAGACGGCACTGCTCGCCCGGCACAGCGCCGTGGCCAGTGCCGACCGAGCGTTGTCCGCCATCGTCGCTGACGCGCACGCGTCCGCGGTGGCCGCGCGGAAACGGTTGGACGGCATCGAGTCCGAAGTCGAGGCGCTGGTCGAGAACGAGGCAGACTTCGCCCTCGACACACCGGCCGGCGTGCGTGCCGCGCACCGCCTGCTGGCCGACAAACTCCGCGAGATCCACACGGTGGTGGCCGATGCCGCCGCCGACGCCGAGGCCAAGGCGGCGGTGCTCAATGAGATGGTGGCGCACTACAACTCGGGTCGCGCCGAGTAG
- a CDS encoding DUF4226 domain-containing protein yields the protein MTTQNQFQAVLEQLRGSTGDPNAWMTGLSPAEIQTALLYGMGSDEPALAPILAKIRAQHPSVFAPTAPPHPGPGPAQTGAAATAIKKAESDLAQQNSSTAALDLMVISAVLNAHATSTAGAETLRALQREIDDAVRTRTDLDTPAGARDFQRFLVGKLRHISRVIEEAGLDDRSKAALATAWTALYESSKRVDAAPNDAAQDKAAQEKAVPVPKGNPAPATAPAASPLPAELPPYGADLPLEFGDPLAGLLPAAPASAPAPATASAPVPQIPLPAPTLPAAAALPAGGAPPLSAPSGLPLPRGGTARDDGLGLADLLAAEEAALAAEAPPEADDENVAELDAADPEKDAEQTDEKAAPDKPESAVVKLPGGEQITAPTPALARVLTAALAGTPIGEAFQREDLPIPPPGTPVPHPVDPARVGTGDVAMFTDRQALAIDRDRALLDGQIRPVAAISGPSFLGWLHPPAAAGETAPSATTPNSSDTPAPTRPAAPAEPAR from the coding sequence GTGACCACCCAGAACCAGTTCCAGGCGGTCCTCGAGCAACTGCGGGGCAGCACCGGTGATCCGAACGCCTGGATGACCGGATTGTCGCCGGCCGAGATCCAGACGGCGCTCCTCTACGGCATGGGAAGCGACGAGCCGGCGCTGGCCCCGATCCTCGCCAAGATCCGCGCCCAGCACCCCTCGGTGTTCGCTCCGACCGCGCCGCCCCACCCGGGGCCGGGCCCGGCCCAGACCGGAGCGGCGGCCACCGCCATCAAGAAGGCCGAAAGCGATCTGGCGCAGCAGAATTCATCGACGGCGGCCCTGGACCTGATGGTGATCTCGGCGGTACTGAACGCGCACGCCACCAGCACGGCGGGGGCCGAGACGCTGCGCGCATTACAGCGTGAGATCGACGACGCCGTGCGCACCCGGACCGATCTGGACACCCCCGCCGGTGCCCGGGACTTCCAGCGGTTCCTGGTTGGGAAGCTGCGCCACATCAGCCGGGTGATCGAGGAGGCCGGCCTCGACGACCGCTCCAAGGCCGCGCTGGCCACCGCGTGGACCGCACTCTACGAGTCGAGCAAGCGCGTGGATGCCGCGCCGAATGACGCCGCCCAGGACAAGGCCGCCCAGGAGAAGGCCGTCCCGGTACCGAAGGGCAACCCGGCCCCGGCGACCGCGCCCGCGGCGTCCCCCTTGCCGGCCGAATTGCCGCCGTACGGCGCCGATCTGCCCCTGGAGTTCGGTGACCCCTTGGCAGGTCTGCTGCCCGCCGCGCCGGCATCCGCACCTGCGCCGGCGACGGCGAGTGCGCCCGTACCGCAGATACCGCTGCCGGCGCCGACGCTGCCGGCCGCCGCGGCACTTCCGGCCGGCGGCGCACCACCGCTGAGCGCCCCGAGCGGCCTGCCCTTGCCCCGCGGCGGCACGGCGCGCGACGACGGGCTCGGCCTGGCCGACCTGCTGGCGGCCGAGGAGGCCGCGCTGGCCGCCGAGGCGCCACCCGAAGCCGACGACGAGAACGTCGCCGAGCTGGACGCCGCAGACCCGGAGAAGGACGCCGAGCAGACCGATGAGAAGGCCGCCCCCGACAAGCCCGAATCCGCCGTCGTGAAACTGCCCGGCGGGGAACAGATCACCGCACCCACCCCGGCGTTGGCCCGGGTCCTCACCGCGGCCCTGGCGGGCACCCCGATCGGGGAGGCCTTTCAGCGGGAAGACCTTCCGATCCCGCCTCCCGGCACCCCGGTGCCGCACCCGGTGGATCCGGCCCGCGTCGGCACCGGCGACGTCGCGATGTTCACCGATCGCCAGGCGTTGGCCATCGACCGGGATCGCGCGCTGCTCGACGGCCAGATCCGCCCGGTGGCTGCCATCAGCGGCCCCAGTTTCCTAGGCTGGCTGCATCCGCCGGCCGCCGCCGGGGAGACCGCGCCGTCGGCCACGACACCGAACAGCTCAGACACGCCCGCACCGACCCGCCCGGCCGCGCCGGCCGAGCCCGCACGATAG
- a CDS encoding type VII secretion target: MEINVDLDNLRAAAVQHARAAEHLRVVPETHHDIQQSLDSLGPIFADLRDAGRALLEQRRACYEQQAEDHVEMARYLEHAAASWETGEQDAAQQIRAVRDSQ; this comes from the coding sequence ATGGAGATCAATGTCGACCTCGACAACCTTCGTGCGGCCGCAGTCCAGCACGCCCGAGCCGCGGAGCACCTGCGCGTGGTTCCGGAGACCCATCACGACATCCAGCAGAGCCTCGACTCGTTGGGACCGATCTTCGCCGACCTGCGCGACGCCGGCCGTGCCCTGCTGGAGCAACGCCGCGCCTGCTACGAGCAGCAGGCTGAGGACCACGTGGAGATGGCGCGCTATCTCGAGCACGCGGCGGCCAGTTGGGAGACCGGCGAACAGGATGCCGCGCAGCAGATCCGCGCGGTCCGGGATTCGCAGTGA
- a CDS encoding DUF2694 family protein, whose amino-acid sequence MFRSCRGGYLHSVVLAEPAMSTDAQTLAEAILRTADVSYLKALMEVRGEIIAAGHTPSDEIPGPADLVHAIEQLREHRLTAES is encoded by the coding sequence ATGTTCCGCAGTTGTCGGGGCGGCTACCTGCACAGCGTGGTGCTGGCGGAGCCGGCGATGTCGACCGACGCCCAGACCCTGGCCGAGGCCATCCTGCGCACGGCCGACGTGTCCTACCTGAAGGCACTCATGGAGGTGCGCGGCGAGATCATCGCCGCGGGCCATACGCCGTCCGACGAGATCCCCGGACCTGCCGATCTGGTGCACGCCATCGAGCAACTGCGTGAGCACCGGCTGACCGCCGAATCCTGA
- a CDS encoding DUF5631 domain-containing protein, translating to MAIFGRRSARKRMRRATEQALSVPAFRTPVDCTPWVLGGLWPTELNEPRPETASLAAYLRNDLHRIADSANQKLREINEAGLAEPARQAEEARVINVARAFAVLRVESTIRHLRQEPLGFQPEYLSLGTVPDEPTRVVRREHSEPTVVIEHHDAERPTAAAPPEMAADVPPPPSEAPEIDWATVKSDPLAEPQPAPVRMPEPTPEPEPTPDPPAPVRMPTPQPDPPTPPAPRRDKAVAATQVESSDSRLRRLLTFVARQEPGLAWAVGDRSDGSTVLATDLAHGWIPPGVSLPAGVELLLPQRRRGNLNDIIGHTEHRLTYRPGDGFASPTDLDVTSPDLDVRRLEAVPDLGWRLAEATHWRDGLPRMVHTMAKAGAAGTGVVDAELDVLRVHLDTARYQVFSQYPDVGDRLFCNCLLLAATEAIASGDQVAANYHFAWYIELTAVKVEGWGQQP from the coding sequence GTGGCGATCTTCGGCAGGAGAAGTGCGCGCAAGCGCATGCGCAGGGCTACCGAGCAGGCGTTGTCGGTCCCGGCGTTCCGCACCCCCGTGGACTGCACCCCGTGGGTGCTCGGCGGCCTGTGGCCAACCGAACTCAATGAGCCCCGCCCCGAAACCGCCTCCCTGGCAGCCTATCTCCGCAACGATCTGCACCGCATCGCCGACTCGGCCAACCAGAAGCTGCGGGAGATCAACGAGGCCGGCCTGGCCGAACCGGCCCGGCAGGCGGAGGAGGCCCGGGTCATCAACGTGGCCCGTGCGTTCGCGGTACTTCGCGTCGAGTCCACCATCCGGCATTTGCGCCAGGAGCCCTTGGGTTTTCAGCCCGAGTACCTGAGCCTCGGCACGGTTCCTGACGAGCCCACCCGGGTCGTGCGCCGCGAGCACTCGGAGCCCACCGTGGTCATCGAGCACCACGACGCGGAGCGCCCGACCGCGGCCGCCCCGCCCGAGATGGCCGCAGATGTGCCACCGCCTCCCTCGGAGGCGCCCGAAATCGACTGGGCCACCGTGAAATCCGATCCCCTGGCGGAGCCGCAGCCGGCCCCGGTGCGGATGCCCGAGCCGACGCCGGAACCGGAGCCGACGCCGGACCCGCCGGCCCCGGTGCGGATGCCGACGCCGCAGCCGGACCCGCCGACGCCGCCCGCACCGCGGCGGGACAAGGCCGTCGCGGCCACACAAGTCGAATCCTCCGACAGCCGCCTGCGCCGGCTGCTCACCTTCGTCGCCCGTCAGGAGCCGGGCCTGGCGTGGGCGGTCGGCGACCGATCCGATGGATCCACGGTGCTGGCCACCGACCTCGCCCACGGCTGGATACCGCCCGGCGTGAGCTTGCCAGCGGGCGTGGAACTGCTACTCCCGCAACGCCGCCGGGGAAATCTCAACGACATCATTGGTCACACTGAACATAGGTTGACTTATCGACCGGGGGACGGGTTCGCGTCGCCGACGGACCTCGATGTGACCTCCCCGGACCTCGATGTGCGCCGGCTCGAGGCCGTGCCGGACCTCGGTTGGCGGCTCGCGGAGGCGACGCACTGGCGCGACGGACTGCCCCGGATGGTGCACACCATGGCCAAAGCGGGCGCGGCCGGGACCGGCGTCGTCGATGCCGAACTCGACGTGCTCCGTGTGCATCTCGATACCGCGCGTTACCAGGTGTTTTCCCAGTATCCCGACGTTGGGGACCGGTTGTTCTGCAACTGCCTGCTGTTGGCCGCAACCGAGGCGATCGCCAGCGGGGATCAAGTGGCCGCGAACTACCATTTCGCCTGGTACATCGAATTGACGGCAGTGAAAGTCGAGGGTTGGGGGCAGCAGCCCTAA
- a CDS encoding DUF2710 family protein encodes MSGARGAEERADKVLVEAVLRELSDAADKWEALVEEAERITFAVDLGDIHAVANADGRLVELSLHPRATEYSHTELAERLNLAFAALRDEAVADNAARYGGSLH; translated from the coding sequence GTGTCGGGGGCCAGAGGCGCGGAAGAGCGCGCTGACAAGGTTCTCGTCGAAGCAGTTCTCCGCGAGTTGAGCGACGCAGCTGACAAATGGGAAGCGCTCGTGGAAGAGGCCGAGCGAATTACTTTCGCCGTTGATTTGGGGGACATTCATGCGGTTGCCAACGCAGACGGGAGGCTCGTGGAGTTGAGCCTGCATCCTCGGGCGACCGAGTACTCCCACACCGAGCTCGCGGAACGACTCAATCTGGCGTTCGCGGCGCTTAGAGACGAAGCGGTGGCCGACAACGCCGCTCGATACGGCGGCAGCCTGCACTGA
- the eccB gene encoding type VII secretion protein EccB, which produces MPLNLSNRDQNSGHLFYNRRLKAAITRFSVRMKHDDRKQHAALALSIVFVLIGVGWMALLHLLKPAGLVGDSAIIGNRDTGAVYAKVDGRLYPALNLTSARLATGSNAAPTWVKSAEIDKFPTGPRIGIPGAPDDLTVTGGGVSAWSVCDTAAARNTAAGPVVTSIAGMLSRSGRAAPMGPDQAVLATHGGATYILWNGQRSRIDPRDRSLTFNLGLDPGETRPVAMSNALFDALPATEPLVVPAISELGRPSRWLPDAAVGTVLQSKDAAGTVSGFYVLLPEGVQQISAFVADLLRTAVSQTSTAPLLVTPDKLVGIPDVDILNIGFYPNNRLNFVDTDANPVTCVGWEKMSTDRQATVMVYNGKGLPVSPSMDSHLVKLVRDDRHPDSVIADQTLLLPGAPNFVATTSGVVTSDTRESLYWISPQGVRYGISWDNETLNAVGLNPGAAVQAPWPIVRTFAAGPAISRDDALLVRDTLPGGGTAARVPAVGG; this is translated from the coding sequence GTGCCGTTGAATCTGTCCAACCGGGACCAGAATTCAGGCCACCTGTTCTACAACAGGAGGCTCAAAGCGGCGATCACGCGATTCTCCGTGCGGATGAAGCACGATGACCGCAAACAGCATGCGGCCCTGGCTCTTTCGATTGTTTTCGTCCTGATCGGCGTCGGCTGGATGGCATTGCTCCATCTGCTGAAGCCGGCCGGATTGGTCGGCGACTCCGCGATCATCGGTAATCGCGACACCGGCGCGGTCTACGCCAAGGTCGACGGCCGGCTGTACCCGGCCTTGAATCTGACCTCCGCGCGCCTGGCCACCGGGTCCAACGCCGCGCCCACCTGGGTGAAATCCGCTGAGATAGACAAGTTTCCAACCGGACCGCGGATCGGCATTCCCGGAGCCCCCGACGACCTCACGGTCACCGGCGGGGGAGTCTCGGCGTGGTCGGTGTGCGACACCGCCGCCGCGCGCAATACCGCTGCCGGCCCGGTGGTGACCTCGATCGCCGGCATGCTGTCCCGGTCCGGTCGCGCCGCGCCGATGGGCCCGGACCAGGCGGTGCTGGCGACCCACGGCGGCGCCACCTACATCCTGTGGAACGGACAACGCTCCCGCATCGATCCGCGGGACCGCTCGCTGACCTTCAACCTGGGCCTGGATCCCGGTGAGACGCGCCCGGTGGCGATGTCGAACGCGCTGTTCGACGCGCTGCCCGCCACCGAACCCCTTGTTGTTCCGGCGATCTCGGAACTCGGTCGGCCCTCGAGGTGGCTGCCGGATGCCGCCGTCGGCACGGTGCTGCAAAGCAAGGATGCCGCGGGCACCGTCAGCGGTTTCTATGTGTTGCTACCGGAGGGCGTGCAGCAGATCAGCGCGTTCGTCGCCGATCTGCTGCGCACCGCCGTATCGCAAACCTCGACCGCACCGCTGCTGGTCACCCCGGACAAGCTGGTCGGCATCCCCGACGTCGACATCCTCAACATCGGCTTCTACCCGAACAACCGATTGAACTTCGTTGACACCGATGCCAATCCGGTGACCTGCGTGGGCTGGGAGAAGATGTCCACCGATCGACAGGCCACCGTGATGGTGTACAACGGCAAGGGCCTGCCGGTGTCGCCGAGTATGGATTCGCACCTGGTCAAGCTCGTGCGCGACGACCGACATCCCGACTCGGTGATCGCCGACCAGACGCTGCTGCTGCCGGGCGCGCCCAACTTCGTCGCGACCACCAGCGGCGTCGTCACCTCGGACACCCGGGAAAGTTTGTACTGGATCTCCCCGCAGGGTGTGCGGTACGGAATCAGCTGGGACAACGAAACATTGAATGCCGTCGGCCTGAACCCGGGCGCCGCGGTGCAGGCGCCGTGGCCGATCGTCCGTACGTTCGCGGCCGGCCCGGCGATCAGTCGCGACGATGCGTTGCTGGTCAGGGACACCCTCCCCGGCGGCGGCACCGCGGCCCGAGTTCCGGCAGTGGGAGGCTAG